TCTTCATAAGCTGTGTACCAACCTTGAAACGATAGCCTGGTTATCGGTCATTAAGGGCTGGCTTTTTGTCGGACTTACAGGCGGGATACTGTATAAACTGATTGCTCATTCCTATCATAGTTTAAAAGAAAAAAATACCACTTTGGCTAGGTTGAATGAAGAATTGCTGGCATCGGAGGAAGAATTGCGTCAGCAGTTGGAAGAATTGCTGCAGCGGGAGGAAGAAATCCGCCGACAAAATTTAGTGTTAAATTCACTGCAGGATACGGCTCTGGGGTTAATGAACCAGCGCGATTTAAAAGAATTATTAAATGATATCGCGGGAAGTGCGGCTAAGCTAATCGGTACCGAGCATGTCCATATCATTATAGCGAACGAAGCAAAGGGTGTTTTTGAAAGGAAGGTCGGACTGGGTATTTTTGCCGATCATGTATGGTGCGATATCAATCTAACGGAAGGTCTTGTCGGTCAAGTATACCGGACTGGTGAAGTGAAGACGGTTGATCAGTACCGTTTATGGGAAAACCGCCGGTGCGATTTAGTTTTTGATCAGGTGGATGCTACAGTGCAAGTGCCGCTTCGATTACAGTCTAAGGTTGTGGGAGTTCTGGGACTGGCTTTTGTTCAATCTGAAAAGAAATTTGGCAAGCATGCGTTGGCTTTGTTATCCCGCTTTGCCGAGCTGGCTTCCATCGCCTTAGAGAATGCCAACCTGCTTGCAACCTATAAGAATGAATTGATGGAACGAATACAGGCTGAAGAAGCACTTGAAATGTCTCAGGCCAATTATCAGGCGGTTTTTAATGCGGCTAACGATGGCATTTTCGTCCAGGATATCGATACCGGAAAAATTTTGGATGCAAACGAAAAATTTGGTGAAATATGTGGACGTTCCTGTAAGGAAATCATTACAGGAGGGATTGCCGGGTTTGGAACAGGCAAATTTCCTTATAGTGAGCAAGAAGCCATAGCATGGCTCTATAAGGCAGCGAAGGAAGGACCGCAGCTTTTTGAATGGAGAATTCAACATGGGATGGGAGAAGACATCTGGACGGAAGTGAATTTAAAGCGAACAAAGCTCGGCAACCAGCAGTGTATATTAGCGGTGGTTCGTGATATTTCCGATCGGAAAAAGAAAGAAGCGGAATTCCATCGGATTTATCGAAAAAACGAAGCTCTGATTAATGCCATTCCTGATTTCATGCTGCTGATTCGGCGGGACGGCACTTTTATGGATTATAAGGCGCAGAAAGATATATTGTATTTACTGCCCGAACATTTTTTAGGGAAAACGGTTGGCGATGTTATGCCCAAGGCTTTGGCGCAGCAAATTATGGCTCACATCGAAAATGCTTTCGCAACGGGTAAACTGCAGATGTTTGAATATCAGCTTCCGGTAAACCGCATTCTGCAGTATTATGAAGCTAGAATCGTGCCGAGCGGCAATGACGAAGTCTTTTCCATTATCCGTAATATCACGGATAAAAAGCGCATGGAGGAGCAACTGGAGTTTATCAGTCTCCATGATTCTTTGACCGGTTTATATAACAGGGGATATTTCGAAGAGGAAATGAAACGGCTGGGAGAGGTGCGTGATGGTGTTGCCGGACTGATCCTTTGCGATTTGGACGGGCTGAAGCTGATTAATGATACTTTGGGACATAGTATGGGCGATCAGGTGTTAAAAGTGATTGCCCATATTTTAAAAGCAGCGTTTCGTCCGGAGGATATGGTGGCGCGGATTGGCGGCGACGAATTCGCTGTGCTTCTTCCGTCAAACTCCATTCCGCTATTCGAAGCTGCCTGTCAGCGAATTTGGCAGCTAATCAAAGAATATAATAGTAAGCAGCCGATTGTACCTATCAGTTTGTCGATGGGCTTTGCTGTCAGCAAGGAAAATGCGATTGATAGTAATGCCTTATTTAAAGAAGCGGATCGCAAAATGTATCGGGAGAAATTGCACCGGCAGCAAAGCAAAAAGAGCGCTGTAGTGAAGGCGCTGATGAAGGCGCTGGAAGTCCGGGATTTTATCACCGAAGGCCATGGCGAACGGCTGCAGGGACTGGTAGCTGCGCTGGCGGCGGCTATTGGTTTACCGGAACATCAGATTGCCGACCTTCGTCTTTTGGCCCGGTTTCATGATATCGGTAAAGTGGGAATACCGGACAGCATTCTGTTTAAACCGGCTCCTCTGACAGTCGATGAATTTGCTGTCATGCAGGGACATTGCGAGATCGGTTACCGTATTGCGAAAACAGCTCCCGAACTGGAGCCTATTGCCGAGGGGATCCTGAAGCACCAGGAGTGGTGGAATGGAGAAGGATATCCTCTGGGCATCAAGGGTGGGGAGATACCGATAGAGTGTCGCATTCTGGCCATTGCCGATGCTTATGATGCCATGACTAACGATCGTCCTTATCGTAAGGCGCTGACGATGGAAGAGGCGATTGCCGAACTTCGCCAGTGCGCCGGCAAACAGTTTGATCCGGATTTAATAGAGCCGTTTATTAGGATACTGACAGAAGTGGCATGAAGCGGCCGGACCCTGTTCGCATAATGAATAGTGTATACTTGTGAAAAAATTATCAAAAGGTATTGAATTTTTCAATAATATAGACGATAATATAACTAAAGAAAGTTCCACACACATCTACTATGGAAATAATATAGAAGGAGTGTGAAAACATCATGAAAAAGATTTTTCAGTTTCTCTATCAATTTTTGGGAGTTCTCGTTTATCCTGCAATGTTTTTAGGAGCGGTTCTCATGCTGTTTGTTTCACCGATAATGTATGTTGTGGATAGTATTGCTCATTTGAAGCACAGAGCTGTAAATTAAGCTGTAGCAACAAGCAAGCATCACCGCTTGCTTGTTGGGCAGATTAGATGGTAAATCCGATAGTGGCGGGGAGGCTTTTAATAAAACCGTCTTTTTGGTAATAGTCTTTAATGGCAGTGAAGATATATTCATATACATCCTTTTGGGTATTTGGTTCTTGGATTTGAAATTCTTTGCGGCTCATTCCTATTCGGATTATAAAGTATTCTTTCATTTTTTTAAATCTGGCTGCGGCCAATATTCGATCATTTTCATCACCAGAGTGAATGTTGAGAGAAAATATCACGTCATAAAAACCATCCGGGCTGTGATTGATGGCTTTTGCCAACGGCAAAGCAGTTTCTATGTTCAGGGGATCGGTGAGGAGATGAAATTGCAGCGCATTTTCCGGACTTTGGAGAAAATCGGTTAATCCTGCGAAAAAGTTTTCTATGAAGGTAGAACAGCTTGTTTCGTATTCCTGGAGCCGGGAAGCTGCCGCCCGGTACAGCGTGCATAATTCGTCGTATTTCGC
The DNA window shown above is from Veillonellales bacterium and carries:
- a CDS encoding HD domain-containing phosphohydrolase — translated: MEKKESERSALQITIVYMLASILWILFSESILHKLCTNLETIAWLSVIKGWLFVGLTGGILYKLIAHSYHSLKEKNTTLARLNEELLASEEELRQQLEELLQREEEIRRQNLVLNSLQDTALGLMNQRDLKELLNDIAGSAAKLIGTEHVHIIIANEAKGVFERKVGLGIFADHVWCDINLTEGLVGQVYRTGEVKTVDQYRLWENRRCDLVFDQVDATVQVPLRLQSKVVGVLGLAFVQSEKKFGKHALALLSRFAELASIALENANLLATYKNELMERIQAEEALEMSQANYQAVFNAANDGIFVQDIDTGKILDANEKFGEICGRSCKEIITGGIAGFGTGKFPYSEQEAIAWLYKAAKEGPQLFEWRIQHGMGEDIWTEVNLKRTKLGNQQCILAVVRDISDRKKKEAEFHRIYRKNEALINAIPDFMLLIRRDGTFMDYKAQKDILYLLPEHFLGKTVGDVMPKALAQQIMAHIENAFATGKLQMFEYQLPVNRILQYYEARIVPSGNDEVFSIIRNITDKKRMEEQLEFISLHDSLTGLYNRGYFEEEMKRLGEVRDGVAGLILCDLDGLKLINDTLGHSMGDQVLKVIAHILKAAFRPEDMVARIGGDEFAVLLPSNSIPLFEAACQRIWQLIKEYNSKQPIVPISLSMGFAVSKENAIDSNALFKEADRKMYREKLHRQQSKKSAVVKALMKALEVRDFITEGHGERLQGLVAALAAAIGLPEHQIADLRLLARFHDIGKVGIPDSILFKPAPLTVDEFAVMQGHCEIGYRIAKTAPELEPIAEGILKHQEWWNGEGYPLGIKGGEIPIECRILAIADAYDAMTNDRPYRKALTMEEAIAELRQCAGKQFDPDLIEPFIRILTEVA